The Mixophyes fleayi isolate aMixFle1 chromosome 1, aMixFle1.hap1, whole genome shotgun sequence genome includes a region encoding these proteins:
- the LOC142158669 gene encoding zinc finger protein 219-like, with protein sequence MDSVPPLLTQALPSQSPPLSHMNPSPPPQSISQQINISPAPLQPVSPPNSPSPNYTSPSPTSLSSSPTALTSHVTILPVSSQSSPSKSSPSPCISPAASSLPLTSPPVSPSTVSLCHPPESLSPQMVTFCPTPVAPSPPSSALSPPPPSESPPPISPSPSPVSFCPPADSSAPSTPPASPCISTIPSSPQNPETCPLFTLPPTSPSPPPSSLSPSQASPSPPPLSPPTSSSLLGLSFADEELDLQRHSNGFSDGSSSKSRQFPCTICGKQFRFISILALHASTHRVRGTHTPGRGGLKTPFDSNSQRPMLLGHQYPKEPNSSAIQNSAPEEIEEPVPLLSIPAPLPTLRHPCPFCKGKFRKAAELERHLRILHRPYKCHLCDFAASQEGELMGHVERRHSAPQRPKIVPPIPAPTPTPALPPAEFKCEVCSQSFTQSWFLKGHMRKHKDSFDHRCSVCGRCFKESWFLKNHMKVHIGKIKGVAGQEPLVHQSTHATTSNSPSSSSSRLLGYQNFYSGLLLRLPPPGDATCSQMLQATARAVQGGDGDQDGAGASSRGQAMGAAIGEGAASKVMLPQGSSGIVLKTVGFPDKNGWSINSSQVERPRGGTGRDCPFCAKSFRSSHHLKVHLRVHTGERPYKCPHCSYAGTQSGSLKYHLQRHHRDSKLSAGVPLRGKSIQQGATQQERLLPAVSSAWGSSCSDLPTSCEDGTSLPLRLHLNEGQGPSAFPRMTGRGGQRRRSPSHQPTNGRPEHEPLDLSQGNPFHRCMYCPFVTSVGELMSLHLQVHHGRRSRRKGGYIRGRPRPVLSPQPQGPNLSDSPEPCESTE encoded by the exons ATGGACTCTGTTCCACCACTTCTCACTCAAGCACTTCCTTCTCAATCTCCTCCTCTTTCTCACATGAACCCTTCACCACCTCCACAATCCATTTCTCAACAAATCAATATATCCCCagcacctcttcaacctgtttcCCCTCCAAACTCTCCATCTCCTAAttacacctcaccctctcctactTCTCTTTCATCCTCTCCTACTGCTTTAACTTCTCATGTCACTATTCTGCCTGTCTCCTCTCAAAGTTCACCTTCCAAATCTTCACCTTCACCATGTATCAGTCCTGCTGCATCTTCCCTCCCTCTAACTTCTCCTCCAGTTTCCCCTTCAactgtctctctctgtcacccACCTGAGAGTCTTTCTCCTCAAATGGTAACTTTCTGCCCCACTCCTGTAGCTCCAAGTCCACCTTCCAGTGCCCTATCTCCCCCTCCACCATCTGAATCTCCTCCTCCAATTTCTCCGTCTCCATCACCAGTTTCATTCTGCCCTCCTGCAGACTCTTCTGCTCCTTCCACACCTCCAGCCTCCCCTTGTATTTCAACAATTCCTTCTTCCCCACAAAACCCTGAGACATGTCCACTATTTACACTGCCTCcaacttctccctctcctcctccatcttctCTATCTCCATCTCAGGCATCACCCTCCCCTCCTCCTCTTTCACCTCCTACCTCATCTTCCCTCCTTGGCCTTTCTTTTGCCGATGAAGAACTGGATCTACAACGTCATTCCAATGGCTTTTCTGATGGTTCAAGCTCCAAATCCCGTCAGTTTCCATGCACAATTTGTGGGAAGCAGTTTCGCTTTATCAGCATTCTGGCACTCCATGCAAGCACTCACAGGGTACGTGGGACTCATACCCCTGGTCGTGGTGGGCTTAAGACTCCCTTTGACTCAAACTCCCAAAGGCCTATGTTGCTGGGGCACCAATATCCGAAAGAACCCAATTCCTCTGCAATTCAAAATTCAGCACCAGAAGAAATTGAAGAACCAGTTCCTCTTTTGTCTATTCCTGCTCCACTCCCCACACTTCGCCACCCTTGTCCTTTCTGCAAAGGTAAATTTCGTAAGGCAGCTGAATTGGAGCGTCACCTCAGAATACTTCACCGGCCTTATAAGTGTCACCTGTGTGACTTTGCAGCATCTCAGGAGGGGGAGCTGATGGGACATGTTGAGAGGAGACATTCAGCCCCTCAACGACCTAAGATTGTTCCACCTATACCAGCGCCAACTCCAACTCCGGCCCTTCCGCCTGCTGAGTTCAAATGTGAGGTCTGTTCCCAGAGCTTCACCCAGTCCTGGTTCTTAAAGGGCCACATGCGCAAACATAAGGACTCCTTTGATCATCGATGTTCAGTTTGTGGACGATGCTTCAAGGAGTCATGGTTTCTGAAGAACCACATGAAGGTCCACATTGGCAAGATAAAAGGGGTAGCAGGGCAGGAGCCCCTTGTGCATCAGTCTACTCATGCCACCACTTCAAATTCcccatcatcttcctcttccagaCTTCTTGGATATCAAAATTTCTATTCTGGCCTCCTATTGAGGTTGCCTCCTCCTGGGGATGCCACCTGTTCCCAAATGCTCCAGGCCACAGCAAGAGCAGTGCAGGGTGGGGATGGAGATCAAGATGGAGCTGGGGCATCTTCAAGAGGACAGGCAATGGGTGCAGCAATCGGAGAGGGAGCCGCTTCCAAGGTTATGTTACCCCAGGGCTCATCTGGAATTGTTCTGAAAACAGTGGGTTTTCCAG ATAAGAATGGATGGAGCATCAACTCCTCTCAGGTGGAGAGACCTCGTGGAGGGACTGGGAGAGACTGTCCCTTTTGCGCCAAATCCTTCCGTTCTTCCCATCACCTTAAGGTCCATCTCCGTGTGCACACAG GAGAGcgaccatataaatgtcctcATTGCTCTTATGCTGGCACTCAGTCTGGTTCTCTAAAATACCACCTCCAGAGGCATCACCGCGATTCCAAACTTTCTGCAGGTGTCCCCTTAAGGGGTAAGAGCATTCAGCAAGGTGCAACCCAGCAAGAGCGACTACTTCCTGCTGTGTCTTCTGCTTGGGGAAGCTCCTGttctgatctgcccacttcctgtgAAGATGGGACCTCCCTGCCTCTCCGTCTTCACCTGAATGAGGGTCAGGGTCCTAGTGCATTTCCTCGCATGACTGGCAGAGGTGGACAAAGGAGAAGAAGCCCTTCACATCAGCCAACTAATGGGAGACCAGAGCATGAGCCCTTGGATTTGTCTCAAGGAAACCCTTTCCACCGCTGCATGTACTGTCCGTTTGTAACCTCTGTGGGGGAGCTAATGAGTCTCCATCTACAAGTGCATCATGGGAGGAGATCACGTAGAAAGGGAGGCTACATAAGAGGAAGACCCCGGCCTGTGCTTAGCCCACAGCCCCAAGGCCCTAATCTGAGCGACAGCCCAGAGCCATGTGAAAGCACTGAGTGA